From the genome of Gemmatimonadota bacterium:
ACGAGATCGTCCCCGGGCGGGCCGAATCCTACGCGCCCGTGGAGGGCGGCTGGGAGCGGAGGGTGAACCAGTTGAGCGCGTTGGCGTCGAGCTCGCTGCACACCACCATCGACGACTTCACCCGCTGGATGGAGAACTTCGAGACCGCGCGCGTCGGGGGACCGGAGATCGTGGGCCGCATGCGGGAGCGCGCGGTGCTGAACGGCGGAGACACCATCGACTATGCGTACGGACTGGTCGTGGGTGCCTATCGAGGACTGCCCACGTTCCGGCACGGTGGCTCCTGGGCGGGCTACCGCACCGAGTTCGTGCGCTTTCCCGAGCAGGATCTCTCCATCGCCGTCTTCTGCAACTTCAGCACGTGCGATCCCGGCGGACGGGCCCAGCGGATCGCCGAGGCCTGGTTGGAGGACCAGATGGAGCCCGCACCGGAACAACCGGCTCCGCGTGAGCGGCCGGAGCCGCTCCGCCTCACGGCGGAGCAGCTCGCGGCCTACACCGGTGCGTACTGGAGCCCGGAGGTGGATGCCACCTATCGTGTCGAAGCGCGCGACGGTGGGCTCCACCTGGACGACTGGCGCGGCAGCCCGGTCACGCTGGAGGGCGTGGAGCCGGATGCGTTCCGCTCCGACCATCCCTGGTGGCCGCGCGTGCAGTTCACGCGGGCCCGCGGGGGAGAGGTGGACGGGCTCACGGTCACGGGAGACCGGGTGCGCGCGCTGCGCTTCGAGCGCGTCGAGCGGTAGGCCTCGATCGGCACGATCCGGAACGGGTGCCTACTGGTCCCGGTTCACCGTCGTGAAGGTGCCCTCGACCGTCCCGGTCTGCGGTGTCGCATCGTTCCGCAAGCCCGAGAAGCGGAAGTGGCCGGAGACCGCCTCCGCCGTGGAGGACGTGATGGTGAGCGTACCGGTCACGGACTGCAGGTCGTGGCTGGTGCCCTCCATGTTCACGGTGGCGATGAACTCGCCCGGACCCGGGGACGCATCGGACGCCACGAAGTCGATGATGGTGTAGGTGCCCGGATCGGGCCGGCCCATCCCTTCCGTGACCCACAGCATGCCGCTGTCCCCACCGGGCGTGATGAAGGTCATGGACCACCCCACGCCGGCTTGACCGGACGAGACGGCGTAGCCGGTCATCTGGGCCGCGGTGCTGGTGGTCACGGTGACGGAGAACTCCCCCGACAGGCTGGGATCGACCGGCTGGGAGCTGCTGTCGCAGGCGGCGACGGCGAGGAACGCGAGAGCGAGCGCGGTACGGAGCGCGTTGTGCATGGCCATGAGGCGCCTCCTGGCTGGGACCGGGGTGCCCCTTCGGGCACGTGCAGGAGCCAAACGGGAGACCGCGCAGCGAGGGGACATCGAAGGCGTTTCGGAGCCCGGGCCGGCGCGGCCGGACGCTCCGGCCCCCGCCTCAACGGCCTGTCGACAGCCGTCGCTCGGCCCGGCGCACGTCCGGGGCGTCGGGCCGTAGGCCCGCCCGCAGGTAGGGCAGGGACTCCTCCACCAGCGCCCGACCGCGGGCCCGGTCCCCCAGGCCGCCGACCGTGATGGCCAGCCAGTAGGTCGCGCGGCCCCGGTCCGCGCTGGGCCCGCCTCCCGCGGAGGCGTAGCGTCCGTACGCGGCCTCCAGGGGGCCGAGCGCCTCCGGGAAACGACCCTGTCCCGCCAGGGCGATGCCGAGCCGCAGGCGGGCGTTGAACACCAGCGGATGATCCTCCTCCACGAGCCCGGCGAGCTGCTCCAGCGCGGTGCGGGCCTCGGTCTCCGCGTCCCGGAAGCGCTCCTGCTGCAGCCGGAGCGCGGAGATCGCCGTGTGGGTCTCGGCCACGGCGGTGTGCACGTCCCCGTGCACGCGGCGGCGGACGGCGAGAGCGGCGGACAGCAGTGTATCCGCAGCCCGGAGGTCGCCCGCCTCCATCTCGATGAGGCCCAGGTTGCGGAGTCCCGCGCCGAGCAGGACGGGCTGGTCGTTGGCCTGCCAGATCCGCACGCCTTCGCGATAGGCCTCGGCGGCGGCGGCGAAGTCGCCCGCGAAGAAGCGCAGGTTGGCACGGTTCGCGTGCATGGTGGCGAGGTGTGTGTCGTCCGGGCCGGCCCGGACACGCCACAGCTCGATCGCGTTCGCGTACGCCGTGTCCGCCTCCGGCCAGCGTCTCTGGCTGGCCAGCACCCGTCCCAGGGCCTCCCAGGAGCGCGCGATCTCGGGATGGCCGTCCGGGAAGAGCCGCTGCCAGATGGCACGCGCTGCGCGGTGCGCCTCCTCGGCTGCGGCCAGGTCGTTCTTCTGCGCGAGCACCACGCCGAGGTTGTGCGTGGCGATGGCCACGAACGGGATCTCGAGACCGGCGCGCTCGTGCAGCCGCAGCACGGTGCGGAACGCGGCCTCCGCATCGTCGAGCCGACCCTGATCCTGCAGCACCTGACCCAACCCCATCAGCTCCGAAGCGAACGCCAGCGAGTCGCCGCCCGTGCTCGCGGCCAGGCGATCGATGGCGGAGCGGTACAGCGCGGCCGCTTCGTCCAGGCGGCCCAGATTGCGGTAGGCGGCGGCGAGGTTGCCCTCGGTCGCCGCGATCTCGTCGGGGGAGGCGGCGTGCTCCACACGCAACGCGAGCGCCTCCCGCAGCGCGGGCTCGGCGAGCCCCGCGTCCCCGGTCAGCGTGCGGCGGACGCCGAGCTCGTCCAGCGCGCGCGCGAGCCCGGGGTCGGAGGCCGGGAGGCCGGCCCGCGCCTCACCCACCGCCCGATCCAGCAGCGTCTCCGCACCGTCGTAGTCACCCACCTTCCCCAGCAGGGAGCCGAGCGTCGTCAACAGGTCGACGCGCGTGGCGGGTGCGGCCGCGAGCGAATCGACGCGCGCTGCGCCCGCCACCAGGAGGTCCCGTGCCGTCACGGGGCCTTCTGGATGGAGGTCCGGGTCTGCGCCCTCGAACAGGCTGATCACGAACGCGCCGACGGCTCGGCCCCGCTCCGCCTCCACGCGGGCACGGTGCGCCTGCCAAAGCGTGGTCGTCGTGCCCAGCACCAACGCGGCGACGAGCGCGGCGGTGGCCGCGGACGCGGCCCGGTGGCGCTGCAGGAACCGGGAAAGGCGATAGGTCACCGTGTCCGGACGGGCCTGGACCGGCAGTCCAGCGAGCCAGCGCCGCAGGTCGTCGCCGAGCGCTCGCGCCGAGGCGTACCGTCGCGTGGGATCCTTGTGCATCGCCTTGTGCACGATCCGCTCGAGGTCGCCATCGAGCGCGCGGCGCGTGGCCGCGTCGAGCCCCGGGGCGCGCGAGAGGGCGGGAGGCTCTTCCCCGAGCACGCGCTCGAGGTCGATCCAGGTGCGCTCCACCCGCCCGAACGGCTTGCGCAGCGTGAGCAGCTCGTACAGCACGGCGCCGAGCGCGTACACGTCCACCGCGGTGGTGACCGGCTCCCCGCGGATCTGTTCGGGGGCCGCGTAGTCCGGCGTGAGGATCATCAAGCCGGGTCGGGTCAGCTCGCCGTCGCCCGAGTCGTCCTCGATCAGGTGGGCGATCCCGAAGTCGAGCAGCTTCACGGTGCCCGAAGGCGTCACCAGGATGTTGGAGGGCTTGAGGTCCCGGTGCACGACCAGCCCGCGATGGGCATGGTCCACCGCGTCGATCACCTGCAACGCCAGCCCCAGCCGGTCGCGGACGCTACGGTCCCGCGCGTACACGGTGAGCGAATCCCCCTCGATGAGCTCCATGACGAGGAAGGGGAATCCGTCCGGAGTGGTGCCTCCATCCAGGAGCGAGGCGATACCGGGATGCTGGAGGCGCGCGAGGATCTGCTGCTCGCGGTGGAAGCGCGCGAGCGCGTCGCCTTCGAGGCGTTCCTGTCGCGCCACCTTGAGGGCCACGCTGCGCTCGTAGACGCCGTCCGCGCGCTCCGCCCGGTACACGGTCCCCATCCCGCCCCGTCCGAGCACCTCCGCGATCCGGTAGCGGCCGACCTGCGTACCGGGCGCGAGGGTGCTCGCCCGGTCGCTGTCGCCCGTCAGGCCATCGGACAGCTCCTCGAGCGAGCGGTCGACGACCGCGCTCGTGCTCTCGTCCGCCTCCAGCAGGCGCTCGACGGCCGAACACAGATCCGCGTCGCGTCCGCACTCGCGGGCCAGGAAGGCGCGCCGCTCGCCAGGCGCCAGCTCCGACGCCGCGTGGAAGAGCGCTTCGATCCGGGACCAGCGCTCCGGATCCACCGGAGGTGGATGCCCGGGGGTCACCGCAGGCTCGCTCGCTGCACCGGAGATCCTCCGATCGGTGTGGGTCCCGCTACCCGGGTCCGGGAGAGCCGGGCTCGTCGCCGTCCGCACCCGTCCGCATCGCATCCTCCAGGAAGGCGCGTGCGAGCCGCCAATCCCGCTTGATGGTCCGGTCGGACACGTCCAGCGCGGCCGCGGTCTCTTCCACGGACAACCCGCTGAAGAAGCGCAGCTCCACCACCTGGGCCAGACGGGGACTCTGCTCCGCCAAACGGGAGAGCGCCCGATCGAGGGACAGCAGGGTCACGGCGGCGAGCCCCGGCTCGTCGGCCACGTCGTCGAACTCCTGGAGCGGGAGCACGACCGCGCCGCCTCCGCGCTTCTGGCTCAGGTGCGCGCGCGCCCGGTCCACCACGATCTGGCGCATGGCGCGGGCGGCGACGCGGAAGAAATGGACGCGGTCGCGCCACTCGGAAGCGGAGGTGTGGGCCAGCTTGACATAGGCCTCGTGGACGAGCGCCGTGGTGTCGAGCGTGGGGGAGTCGCCGCCCGCGAGCTGGTAGTGCGCACGGCGCTTCAGGTCGTCGTAGACGAGGTCGAAGAGCCGGTCCAGCGAGTCGGAATCACCGTGCCCGATCCGCTGGAGCAGCTCGGTGATGGGGGGCGGCTCGGGCATGGGTGGGGCTCCCCCGCCTGCGGGAATCCTCGGGGCGAGCCCCGTCGAGTCAGGGTGCGGCGCGACGGCCCGGGTCCAGGGGCCGGAAGACGACCAAGGCGCAACGGCGAACGTAGGCCAGCGGTCGCGGCGCGGGCAAGCGACGGCTCGCCGCTCCATGTCCCCTCCGGCGGTCCGATCCACGTTGTGCTCCCTGGAGATGCGCCCGCGCGGCGCGCCCGCCTCCCGAAACGGACGCACAGGATCATGAACCCCTCTCCGGCACACTCCGTGGACGCACGGGTCGATGGCCCGCCACCCGCCCGCAGCGCGCTCCTCCTGATCGCGGCCTTCGGGCTCCTCCTGCCCACACCCGTGCACGGGCAGGCCACGGCCCCGCCGAGCGCGCCCGGGACGGCAGTCCTGTACACGGGACCGTTGGACGCCGATACGCTGCCGATCCTGTGTGTCGACGGGGCGCGGGCGCGGTCCGGCTTCGTGACGGAGCGGACGTCGGCGGAATGGACACCGACGGTCGACCTGCGGGTCGCCCCCGTGGCGGGTTCCGCGGACAGCTTGTTCATCGCCTACGACGATGGCAGCACCGTCTACGAACGGACGGTCCTCTACGCAGGATCGGCCACGAGCCGACTGACCGCCTCCATCAACCTGGTCCCCTGGGACGACGGCCGGGGGGTGGACCTGTACTTCAGCGCGGACTGCTCGGTGCGGCTGGACCGCGGAGGCTGAACGGGCAACGGACCGGTCGCCATCCGCCATCCGTTGCAGTATATCGTCCGAGCGCGGGGAGCACCGGGGCAGGGCCCACCGACCCGCTGCAATCGGTCCGTTCCGCTGCCGGGAAAGACCGGCGAACACGGCCGTTTCCAGGCCCACGATGGAGGACGCCATGATGGCTCGTCAGCGACTTGTCCCGGCCATGCTCCTCGCAATGACCACGGGCGCGGTCGCCGATCTGGCCGGGCAGCAGGGCACCGATCCGTTCCTGTGGTTGGAGGAGGTGGAGGGTCAGCGGGCCATGGAGTGGGTCCTGGCCCGCAACGCGGAAACCCGGGCCGCCCTCCAGGCGTCGCCCTCGTACGAGCGGATGTACCAGAACACGCTGGAGCTCCTCACCTCCAGCGATCGCATCGCGTATCCCACCATGCGCGGTGAGTGGATCTACAACTACTGGACGGACGCAGAGCGACCGCGCGGCGTGTATCGCCGCACGACCTGGGACGACTATCTGGGCGGGGACCCCACCTGGGAGACCGTGCTGGACGTCGACGCCCTCGCCGAAGCGGAGGGGCAGCCGTGGGCGTTCCGGGGACTCACGTGCCTGCTCCCCGAGCAGCGCCGCTGCCTGGTCAGCCTGTCGCCGGGAGGGTCGGACGCGAACGAGGTGAGGGAGTTCGACCTCGAGCGCAAAGCGTTCGTGCCCGGGGGGTTCCACGTCCCCGTCTCCAAGAACTCGTTGGCGTGGGTGGACGAGAACACGCTGTTGGTCAGTCACAACCTGGACGAGTCGCGGACCACCACCTCCGGCTACTCGGCGGCAGTGCGGCGTTGGACGCGTGGGACACCGCTGGAACAGGCGCCCGTGATCGCGGAGGCGAATCGGGACGACATGGCGATGTTCCTCGGCACCCAGGAGACGGCGAACGGTGCGCGCGTGCTGGTGCTGCGCTTCATCACGATCTTCGACACCGAGTACAGGATCCTCGATGGCGAGCGTCTGGTTCCGATCGACATCCCCTCCGACGCGCGGTTGTCCATGGTCGGCGACCGCATGGTGCTCCACCTGATCTCGGACTGGACCGTGGGTGGAGAGACCTACCCGGCCGGTTCGGTGGTGAGCACGAGCCTGGACGAGTATCTGGCCGGTCGGCGGAACATCGAAACGGTGGTCGTGCCCGACGCGCGCTCGACCATCAACGGCGTGACGGCGACCCGTGACTATCTGCTGATCAACGAGCTGACCGAGGTGCAGGGGCACCTCTTCCGGTACTGGCGCGATCCCTCACGTGGTTGGTTGAAGGAGGAGATCCCCACGCCCCCGATGGGTTCGGTGGGCATCGGCGCCACTTCGGTGCATCACAACCGCTTCTTCTTCACGTACAGCTCGTTCATCCAGCCCAGCACGCTCTACCTGGCGGAGGAGGACGGGTCGGTCCGCGCCGTGAGGAGCCTGCCCGCGCAGTTCGACGCGACCCATCTGGTGGTGGAGCAGTTCCAGGCCGTGTCCCGGGACGGCACGCGGGTCCCCTACTTTGTCGTGCACCCGAGAGACATGCGCCTCGACGGCACCAATCCCACCCTGCAGTACGGGTACGGGGGCTTCCAGATCTCCAACACCC
Proteins encoded in this window:
- a CDS encoding sigma-70 family RNA polymerase sigma factor; the encoded protein is MPEPPPITELLQRIGHGDSDSLDRLFDLVYDDLKRRAHYQLAGGDSPTLDTTALVHEAYVKLAHTSASEWRDRVHFFRVAARAMRQIVVDRARAHLSQKRGGGAVVLPLQEFDDVADEPGLAAVTLLSLDRALSRLAEQSPRLAQVVELRFFSGLSVEETAAALDVSDRTIKRDWRLARAFLEDAMRTGADGDEPGSPGPG
- a CDS encoding prolyl oligopeptidase family serine peptidase, translating into MMARQRLVPAMLLAMTTGAVADLAGQQGTDPFLWLEEVEGQRAMEWVLARNAETRAALQASPSYERMYQNTLELLTSSDRIAYPTMRGEWIYNYWTDAERPRGVYRRTTWDDYLGGDPTWETVLDVDALAEAEGQPWAFRGLTCLLPEQRRCLVSLSPGGSDANEVREFDLERKAFVPGGFHVPVSKNSLAWVDENTLLVSHNLDESRTTTSGYSAAVRRWTRGTPLEQAPVIAEANRDDMAMFLGTQETANGARVLVLRFITIFDTEYRILDGERLVPIDIPSDARLSMVGDRMVLHLISDWTVGGETYPAGSVVSTSLDEYLAGRRNIETVVVPDARSTINGVTATRDYLLINELTEVQGHLFRYWRDPSRGWLKEEIPTPPMGSVGIGATSVHHNRFFFTYSSFIQPSTLYLAEEDGSVRAVRSLPAQFDATHLVVEQFQAVSRDGTRVPYFVVHPRDMRLDGTNPTLQYGYGGFQISNTPAYLGAQGKGWVESGGVYVLANIRGGGEFGPDWWKAALKENRQRAYDDFIAVSEDLIARRITSPEHLGIMGGSNGGLLVGAAMTQRPDLYNAVVIQVPLLDMKRYHRLLAGASWMAEYGDPDKPEEWEYIRRYSPYQNVKADVDYPKPFIFTTTRDDRVHPGHARKMAALMLSQGHDLYYFENVEGGHGSGVTPEQQAESLALWLAYLHEQLGPTRPVS
- a CDS encoding serine/threonine-protein kinase, giving the protein MTPGHPPPVDPERWSRIEALFHAASELAPGERRAFLARECGRDADLCSAVERLLEADESTSAVVDRSLEELSDGLTGDSDRASTLAPGTQVGRYRIAEVLGRGGMGTVYRAERADGVYERSVALKVARQERLEGDALARFHREQQILARLQHPGIASLLDGGTTPDGFPFLVMELIEGDSLTVYARDRSVRDRLGLALQVIDAVDHAHRGLVVHRDLKPSNILVTPSGTVKLLDFGIAHLIEDDSGDGELTRPGLMILTPDYAAPEQIRGEPVTTAVDVYALGAVLYELLTLRKPFGRVERTWIDLERVLGEEPPALSRAPGLDAATRRALDGDLERIVHKAMHKDPTRRYASARALGDDLRRWLAGLPVQARPDTVTYRLSRFLQRHRAASAATAALVAALVLGTTTTLWQAHRARVEAERGRAVGAFVISLFEGADPDLHPEGPVTARDLLVAGAARVDSLAAAPATRVDLLTTLGSLLGKVGDYDGAETLLDRAVGEARAGLPASDPGLARALDELGVRRTLTGDAGLAEPALREALALRVEHAASPDEIAATEGNLAAAYRNLGRLDEAAALYRSAIDRLAASTGGDSLAFASELMGLGQVLQDQGRLDDAEAAFRTVLRLHERAGLEIPFVAIATHNLGVVLAQKNDLAAAEEAHRAARAIWQRLFPDGHPEIARSWEALGRVLASQRRWPEADTAYANAIELWRVRAGPDDTHLATMHANRANLRFFAGDFAAAAEAYREGVRIWQANDQPVLLGAGLRNLGLIEMEAGDLRAADTLLSAALAVRRRVHGDVHTAVAETHTAISALRLQQERFRDAETEARTALEQLAGLVEEDHPLVFNARLRLGIALAGQGRFPEALGPLEAAYGRYASAGGGPSADRGRATYWLAITVGGLGDRARGRALVEESLPYLRAGLRPDAPDVRRAERRLSTGR
- a CDS encoding serine hydrolase domain-containing protein; translated protein: MDAVFADIGADAPGAAVLVRQGGAVVHRAGYGTAHMDHAIPITPATVFDIASISKQFGAMTALLLAADGTLDLDADVRTWVPELPDFGRTITPRHLLHHTSGIRDWPHTMGLGGVEMSDVISYEKILRMLFHQQALNFDPGAEYAYSNTGYNLLALTLERASGMSFRALTEARIFAPLGMTHTHFSDNTNEIVPGRAESYAPVEGGWERRVNQLSALASSSLHTTIDDFTRWMENFETARVGGPEIVGRMRERAVLNGGDTIDYAYGLVVGAYRGLPTFRHGGSWAGYRTEFVRFPEQDLSIAVFCNFSTCDPGGRAQRIAEAWLEDQMEPAPEQPAPRERPEPLRLTAEQLAAYTGAYWSPEVDATYRVEARDGGLHLDDWRGSPVTLEGVEPDAFRSDHPWWPRVQFTRARGGEVDGLTVTGDRVRALRFERVER